The following proteins come from a genomic window of Egibacteraceae bacterium:
- a CDS encoding tetratricopeptide repeat protein gives MRDRGDVNLACLLYALAAVRIGAAEGLQAAARELGRASALARQHGSHQLAEALLRESLQHDPTNLRPLSTLGQLLHHQGRYAEAIDCLEGASSIDNHAKLFLGWSRLLAGFDARDEQEVADGSAQLGEALRQWAYGSNSFSERGRWVRQLRRLRALGSRFEEQTRQLIEFANSNASWGEIDPTVAEEPWSDDDSELLVGDGQPS, from the coding sequence TTGCGCGACCGGGGTGATGTCAACCTTGCCTGCTTGCTTTACGCCCTTGCAGCCGTCCGGATTGGAGCGGCGGAGGGACTACAGGCCGCTGCGCGGGAACTCGGCAGGGCTTCAGCTCTCGCGCGGCAACACGGGAGCCACCAACTCGCTGAAGCACTGCTCCGTGAAAGCCTCCAGCACGATCCCACCAACTTGCGTCCACTCTCAACTCTGGGGCAGCTTCTGCACCATCAAGGGCGATACGCCGAGGCGATCGATTGTCTCGAAGGCGCCTCCAGTATCGACAACCATGCAAAGCTGTTCCTTGGCTGGTCACGCCTGCTCGCAGGCTTCGATGCGCGTGATGAGCAAGAGGTAGCGGATGGTTCTGCACAACTCGGTGAAGCACTACGGCAGTGGGCATACGGTAGTAATAGTTTCTCCGAGCGGGGACGCTGGGTCCGCCAACTTCGCCGACTGCGCGCTTTGGGCTCCCGGTTTGAAGAGCAGACCCGCCAATTGATCGAGTTCGCTAATTCCAACGCCAGCTGGGGCGAGATCGATCCGACCGTTGCCGAAGAGCCGTGGTCAGACGACGATTCTGAGTTGCTTGTAGGTGACGGTCAACCTTCATAG
- a CDS encoding homoserine dehydrogenase, whose product METEVDEPRRRTLTVGLLGCGIVGSGVVHLLREHADEIAGRLGARLQVGPVAVRTLSRNREVADLRLTTDPHEVTANADVDIVVEVMGGIEPARGLITEALEGGKSVVTANKELVATLGAELIALADARGARLEYEAAVAGGIPIIKPLRESLAGDRVRRVLGILNGTTNYILTKMTEEGASFAEALGEAQRLGYAERDPTADIEGFDAAAKTAILASLAFDARIVAGDVYREGITGVTATDIAHAERMGYVIKLLGIAEETDGRVGVRVHPALIPDHHPLASVRESFNAVFVEGEAVGDLMFYGRGAGSLPTASAVVGDIITVARAVLSGERPANGSLLADKPLRSFDENTVQFFILLDVLDESGVLAAIAATFGEHDVSIRSVWQEGAGDTAQLLLITHAAKERDVQATLHALRGLAVVRDVASVIRVEGGEA is encoded by the coding sequence ATGGAAACGGAAGTGGACGAGCCGCGGCGGCGGACGCTCACCGTCGGCCTGCTCGGCTGCGGCATCGTCGGGTCGGGGGTGGTGCACCTGCTCCGCGAGCACGCCGACGAGATCGCCGGCCGGCTCGGCGCCCGCCTCCAGGTCGGCCCCGTCGCCGTGCGTACCCTCTCCCGCAACCGCGAGGTCGCCGACCTGCGCCTGACGACCGACCCGCACGAGGTGACGGCCAACGCCGACGTTGACATCGTCGTCGAGGTCATGGGCGGCATCGAGCCCGCCCGGGGACTCATCACCGAGGCGCTCGAGGGCGGCAAGAGCGTCGTCACCGCGAACAAGGAGCTCGTGGCCACCCTCGGCGCGGAGCTCATCGCGCTGGCCGACGCGCGGGGCGCGCGGCTCGAGTACGAGGCCGCCGTCGCCGGGGGCATCCCGATCATCAAGCCGCTTCGTGAGTCGCTCGCCGGCGACCGGGTGCGCCGGGTGCTCGGGATACTCAACGGCACGACGAACTACATCCTCACGAAGATGACCGAGGAGGGCGCGTCGTTCGCCGAAGCTCTCGGCGAGGCGCAGCGCCTCGGGTACGCAGAACGGGACCCGACCGCCGACATCGAGGGGTTCGACGCGGCGGCGAAGACCGCGATCCTCGCCTCCCTGGCCTTCGACGCCCGGATCGTCGCGGGCGACGTCTACCGGGAGGGCATAACCGGCGTCACCGCGACCGACATCGCCCACGCCGAGCGCATGGGCTACGTCATCAAGCTGCTCGGCATCGCGGAGGAGACCGACGGGCGGGTGGGCGTGCGGGTGCATCCCGCCCTCATTCCCGACCACCACCCCCTCGCGAGCGTGCGCGAGTCGTTCAACGCCGTCTTCGTCGAGGGGGAGGCGGTCGGCGACCTCATGTTCTACGGGCGCGGCGCCGGGTCGCTTCCGACGGCCAGCGCCGTCGTCGGCGACATCATCACCGTCGCGCGCGCGGTCCTGTCCGGCGAGCGCCCCGCGAACGGCAGCCTCCTCGCCGACAAGCCCCTGCGGTCCTTCGATGAGAACACCGTCCAGTTCTTCATCCTCCTCGACGTCCTCGACGAGTCGGGCGTCCTGGCCGCGATCGCCGCGACCTTCGGCGAGCACGACGTGTCGATCAGGAGCGTGTGGCAGGAGGGTGCGGGCGACACCGCCCAGCTGCTGCTCATCACCCACGCCGCCAAGGAGCGCGACGTGCAGGCCACCCTCCACGCGCTGCGCGGGCTTGCGGTCGTGCGCGACGTGGCGAGCGTCATCCGGGTCGAGGGCGGGGAGGCGTAG
- a CDS encoding metal-sensitive transcriptional regulator: MLIASLLLASHYMMGRDDCVKRLRRIGGQIRGLQRMIEEDTYCIDILTQVSAASRALQSVSIGLPDDHVRHCVREAATGDDPARTDEMIGEATRAIERLVKS, from the coding sequence GTGCTCATCGCAAGCCTCCTACTCGCGTCCCATTACATGATGGGCAGGGACGACTGCGTGAAGCGGCTGCGCCGGATCGGGGGGCAGATCAGGGGCTTGCAGCGGATGATCGAGGAGGACACCTACTGCATCGACATCCTCACGCAGGTCTCCGCCGCGTCGAGGGCGCTGCAGAGCGTGTCCATCGGCCTGCCCGACGATCACGTCCGCCACTGCGTGCGGGAGGCCGCCACCGGCGACGACCCCGCCCGCACCGACGAGATGATCGGCGAGGCGACGAGGGCCATTGAGCGTCTCGTCAAGTCCTGA
- the thrC gene encoding threonine synthase → MTGALDRSETPASPLAGGRQWRGVIEEYADRLPLGGTPAVTLREGGTPLIASADLSGATGCEVWLKFEGANPTGSFKDRGMTVAISAAVAAGAKAVICASTGNTSASAAAYAGKAGLVCGVLVPMGKIALGKLAQALIHGARVIQVDGNFDAALDICRILDEKYPVDLVNSVNPLRIEGQKTGAFEVCDFLGRAPDVHVMPVGNAGNITAYWRGYREYHADGLVDRLPVMRGFQAAGAAPIVRGTVVEQPTTIATAIRIGNPASWEQAVAAADESGGSIRAVTDREILRAYRRVAREGVFCEMASAASVAGLLQLAEGGHLAAGQTVVCVLTGHGLKEPDWAISGAAVPPVIPPDVDAAAELLGLGT, encoded by the coding sequence ATGACCGGTGCCCTCGACCGCAGTGAGACGCCGGCGTCACCGCTCGCGGGCGGGCGCCAGTGGCGGGGCGTCATCGAGGAGTACGCCGACCGCCTGCCGCTCGGCGGCACGCCGGCGGTGACCCTGCGCGAGGGAGGGACCCCCCTGATCGCGTCGGCCGACCTCTCGGGGGCGACCGGCTGCGAGGTGTGGCTGAAGTTCGAGGGCGCCAACCCGACCGGCTCCTTCAAGGACCGGGGTATGACCGTGGCGATCTCGGCTGCCGTCGCCGCCGGCGCGAAGGCGGTGATCTGCGCCTCGACCGGCAACACCTCCGCCTCCGCGGCCGCCTACGCGGGCAAGGCGGGCCTCGTCTGTGGCGTGCTCGTCCCGATGGGCAAGATCGCGCTCGGCAAGCTCGCGCAGGCGCTCATCCACGGGGCCCGGGTCATCCAGGTAGACGGCAACTTCGACGCCGCGCTCGACATCTGCCGGATCCTCGACGAGAAGTACCCCGTCGACCTCGTGAACTCCGTCAACCCGCTGCGCATCGAAGGGCAGAAAACCGGCGCGTTCGAGGTGTGCGACTTCCTCGGGCGGGCACCCGACGTCCACGTCATGCCGGTCGGCAACGCGGGCAACATCACCGCCTACTGGCGGGGGTACCGCGAGTACCACGCCGACGGGCTCGTCGACCGCCTGCCGGTCATGCGGGGGTTCCAGGCAGCCGGCGCCGCCCCGATCGTGCGGGGGACGGTCGTCGAGCAGCCGACGACGATCGCCACCGCCATCCGCATCGGCAACCCCGCCTCGTGGGAGCAGGCGGTCGCCGCCGCCGACGAGTCCGGCGGGTCGATCCGTGCGGTCACCGACCGGGAGATCCTCCGCGCCTACCGCCGCGTCGCCCGCGAGGGGGTCTTCTGCGAGATGGCGTCGGCCGCGAGCGTCGCCGGCCTGCTCCAGCTCGCCGAGGGCGGGCACCTCGCGGCGGGGCAGACGGTCGTGTGCGTGCTCACCGGCCACGGCCTCAAGGAGCCCGACTGGGCCATCTCCGGCGCGGCGGTTCCCCCGGTCATCCCACCCGACGTCGACGCCGCCGCCGAGCTTCTCGGCCTCGGCACGTGA
- a CDS encoding peptidoglycan DD-metalloendopeptidase family protein, with product MLRPSACGGATGIRATIWLGCLFALLATALPVPALAVQLEPPVPPTDPPPDAVAPDPEEAARLQAEREEAARQEALLREEERRTRLAQALDAARAELSASEAGLVSALGRANRARGDLVVARYDLEDARKRLADTEARIRRAERELRRSTARLEGIREDLAAEAVAAYQAGSTSQTPAMVALEAVVRSRNPRQFVAGLGYLNAMLGARVSQFEEAQETVDRLTEGAKAREVARQRAEEALALAEETHTAAASEAPREEGRLAAALAAHLERVGELVGFASAQRATAEATDAGTVTADNVQLASRIAEVARQSATTAERLRTGSDRIAAGKDGLPPWREFRCPVDGTVQFVNDWGFPRTGSRSHEGTDVFAERGTPIVAMADGVVQRVSRQDVGLGGLSVTYVVDGHRIYNAHLDTVSDGLEVGDEVRAGQRIGTVGTSGNARGTPPHNHVGMYTADDAPMNPYPILRRACR from the coding sequence ATGTTGCGCCCCTCCGCATGCGGCGGCGCGACGGGCATCCGGGCCACCATCTGGCTCGGGTGCCTGTTCGCACTGCTGGCGACCGCACTGCCCGTCCCCGCGCTGGCCGTCCAGCTCGAGCCGCCGGTGCCGCCCACCGACCCCCCACCGGACGCGGTGGCGCCCGACCCGGAGGAGGCCGCGCGCCTCCAGGCCGAGCGTGAGGAAGCCGCCCGCCAGGAGGCGCTCCTCCGGGAGGAGGAGCGCAGGACGCGGCTCGCCCAGGCGCTCGACGCCGCGCGGGCGGAGCTGTCCGCGTCGGAGGCCGGCCTCGTGTCCGCCCTGGGCAGGGCGAACCGGGCCCGCGGTGACCTCGTCGTCGCCCGCTACGACCTCGAGGACGCCCGCAAGCGCCTCGCCGACACGGAGGCCCGGATCCGCCGTGCCGAGCGCGAGCTGCGGCGGTCGACGGCGCGGCTCGAGGGCATACGGGAGGATCTCGCCGCCGAGGCGGTCGCCGCCTACCAGGCCGGCAGCACGAGCCAGACACCGGCCATGGTGGCCCTCGAGGCGGTCGTCCGTTCGCGCAACCCCCGCCAGTTCGTAGCCGGTCTCGGGTACCTCAACGCCATGCTCGGCGCGCGGGTGAGCCAGTTCGAGGAGGCGCAGGAGACCGTCGACCGCCTGACGGAGGGCGCCAAAGCCCGCGAGGTGGCGCGCCAGCGCGCCGAGGAGGCCCTCGCCCTCGCCGAGGAGACGCATACCGCCGCGGCGTCGGAGGCACCCCGAGAGGAGGGGCGGCTCGCGGCCGCGCTCGCCGCGCACCTCGAGCGCGTCGGGGAGCTCGTCGGCTTCGCGAGCGCGCAACGAGCCACCGCCGAGGCGACCGACGCGGGCACGGTCACCGCGGACAACGTGCAGCTCGCCTCGCGCATCGCGGAGGTGGCGCGCCAGTCCGCCACGACCGCGGAGCGCCTGCGCACCGGCTCCGACCGCATCGCCGCCGGCAAGGACGGTCTGCCGCCCTGGCGGGAGTTCCGCTGCCCGGTCGACGGCACCGTCCAGTTCGTGAACGACTGGGGGTTCCCGCGGACCGGGAGCCGCAGCCACGAGGGCACCGACGTGTTCGCCGAGCGCGGCACCCCCATCGTCGCCATGGCGGACGGCGTCGTGCAGCGGGTGTCCCGCCAGGACGTCGGACTCGGGGGGCTGTCGGTCACCTACGTCGTCGACGGGCACCGCATCTACAACGCCCACCTCGACACCGTCAGCGACGGCCTCGAGGTGGGCGACGAGGTCAGGGCCGGCCAGCGGATCGGCACCGTCGGCACCTCGGGCAACGCGCGCGGCACCCCGCCACACAACCACGTCGGCATGTACACGGCCGACGACGCGCCCATGAACCCCTACCCGATCCTCCGGCGGGCCTGCCGCTGA
- the lysA gene encoding diaminopimelate decarboxylase: MTGVWPRTAAFADGRLARLGGVDVDALAREHGTPLYVLDHAELVGRMRAYRDAFGDDVAVTYAGKALCVVGVLQIAAREGLHLDVASGGELHTAARAGFPMERVLLHGNNKSEAELAQAATLGVGRVVADSFSELERLSALGERLRHDYAVLLRITPGVTAVTHDFIRTGDDDSKFGFTLSAGLAHAAVERALALPRIDVRGLHCHVGSQVTAAEVFSAAAVLLVGLLDDVRTRHCTVLGELNVGGGLGIAYAEGDDALDVRDYARALREAVSRECSRRGLGEPRLAVEPGRSIVGPAGVTLYTVGTVKEVPGVRTYVSVDGGMSDNPRPALYGARYTFAPAGRQAGAPAPSRVTVVGKHCESGDVLGRDVELGPGIAEGELLAVAATGGYAHSMSSNYNRLPRPAMVLVADGEARVLVRRETLDDVVARDAPLEP; encoded by the coding sequence GTGACCGGCGTCTGGCCGCGCACGGCCGCGTTCGCGGACGGGCGCCTCGCGCGCCTCGGCGGCGTGGACGTCGACGCGCTCGCCCGGGAGCACGGGACGCCGCTGTACGTCCTCGACCACGCAGAGCTCGTCGGGCGCATGCGCGCGTACCGGGATGCGTTCGGAGACGACGTCGCGGTCACCTACGCCGGCAAGGCGCTCTGCGTCGTCGGCGTGCTCCAGATCGCCGCCCGGGAGGGCCTGCACCTGGATGTGGCCAGCGGCGGCGAGCTCCACACCGCCGCCCGTGCGGGTTTCCCGATGGAGCGGGTGCTCCTGCACGGCAACAACAAGTCGGAGGCCGAGCTCGCCCAGGCCGCCACGCTCGGGGTCGGGCGGGTCGTCGCCGACAGCTTCTCCGAGCTCGAGCGGCTCTCCGCGCTGGGGGAGCGGCTCCGCCACGACTACGCCGTGCTCCTGCGCATCACGCCCGGCGTGACCGCCGTCACCCACGACTTCATCCGCACCGGCGACGACGACTCGAAGTTCGGCTTCACCCTGTCCGCCGGCCTCGCCCACGCCGCGGTCGAGCGTGCGCTCGCCCTGCCCCGGATCGACGTGCGGGGGTTGCACTGCCACGTGGGCAGCCAGGTCACCGCCGCTGAGGTCTTCAGCGCCGCGGCGGTGCTGCTCGTCGGCCTGCTCGACGACGTGCGCACCCGCCACTGCACCGTGCTCGGGGAGCTCAACGTCGGCGGCGGGCTCGGCATCGCCTACGCCGAGGGCGACGATGCCCTCGACGTGCGCGACTACGCGCGGGCCCTGCGCGAGGCGGTCAGCCGGGAGTGCAGCCGCCGGGGGCTGGGCGAGCCGCGGCTGGCCGTCGAGCCCGGCCGGTCGATCGTGGGCCCGGCAGGCGTCACCCTCTACACCGTCGGCACGGTCAAGGAGGTGCCCGGGGTGCGCACCTACGTGAGCGTCGATGGCGGCATGAGCGACAACCCGCGCCCCGCCCTGTACGGCGCCCGCTACACGTTCGCGCCCGCCGGCCGCCAGGCCGGCGCCCCCGCGCCCTCGCGCGTGACCGTCGTCGGCAAGCACTGCGAGTCCGGCGACGTCCTCGGCCGCGACGTCGAGCTCGGCCCGGGGATCGCCGAGGGCGAGCTGCTCGCGGTCGCCGCCACGGGCGGCTACGCCCATTCCATGTCGAGCAACTACAACCGCCTGCCGCGCCCCGCGATGGTGCTCGTCGCCGACGGTGAGGCGCGGGTGCTCGTCCGTCGTGAGACCCTCGACGACGTCGTGGCCCGCGACGCGCCGCTCGAGCCGTGA
- the argS gene encoding arginine--tRNA ligase, giving the protein MTAADGLADLVRNALTAAGLPPADPTFERPRQRAHGDWATNVALRLAKPVGRPPREIAQAIVDHLELPADVAAAEVAGPGFVNFRLSHAALEEVVRSAVAAGHAWGRRPAEVPPRRVNVEFVSANPTGPLHVGHGRQAALGDALAALLEATGLAVTREFYFNDAGGQMRRFGESVAAAIRGEEPPEDGYHGAYIAELARELVASGESEDVTEAAYARMLERIKATLAALGVRFDVYFGERTLHESGRIADAIERLRAAGHVYEGDGATWLRTTTFGDDKDRVLVKADGAMTYFAADCAYLVDKLERGFDQLVYVLGADHHGYVARLQAIAAAAGLEPGRVEVVLHQFVNLYRAGEVVRMSKRTGDIITFDELIEEVGGDAARYTFLRYSSDVTIDFDIAAVVRQDRENPVYYVQYSHARIAGIMRTATARGVVPGDVADAALDRLTHEAEVELVRRIGAYPETVAYAAEQRAPHRIAHYAEDLAEGFHRFYTQCQVVGDDPELTRARYWLCVAARQTLVNALDLLGVSAPERM; this is encoded by the coding sequence GTGACCGCGGCGGACGGGCTCGCCGACCTCGTGCGCAACGCGCTGACGGCGGCGGGCCTGCCCCCGGCCGACCCCACGTTCGAGCGTCCCCGCCAGCGCGCGCACGGCGACTGGGCGACGAACGTGGCGCTCAGGCTGGCAAAGCCCGTCGGCCGCCCGCCGCGCGAGATCGCCCAGGCCATCGTCGACCACCTCGAGCTGCCCGCCGACGTCGCGGCGGCCGAGGTAGCCGGTCCGGGGTTCGTCAACTTCCGGCTGTCGCACGCCGCGCTCGAGGAGGTGGTCCGCTCGGCCGTCGCCGCGGGGCACGCGTGGGGGCGGCGGCCCGCCGAGGTTCCGCCACGACGGGTCAACGTCGAGTTCGTAAGCGCCAACCCCACCGGACCGCTGCACGTCGGGCACGGCCGCCAGGCAGCGCTCGGCGACGCCCTCGCCGCGCTGCTCGAGGCCACCGGCCTGGCGGTCACCCGGGAGTTCTACTTCAACGACGCCGGCGGCCAGATGCGGCGGTTCGGTGAGAGCGTGGCCGCCGCAATCCGCGGTGAGGAACCCCCCGAGGACGGCTACCACGGCGCCTACATCGCCGAGCTGGCCCGCGAGCTCGTGGCGTCCGGCGAGAGCGAGGACGTCACCGAAGCCGCGTACGCGCGGATGCTCGAGCGGATCAAGGCGACGCTCGCCGCGCTCGGGGTCCGCTTCGACGTGTACTTCGGGGAGCGGACCCTGCACGAGTCAGGGCGCATCGCCGACGCGATCGAGCGTCTGCGGGCGGCCGGCCACGTCTACGAGGGCGACGGGGCGACGTGGCTGCGCACGACGACGTTCGGCGACGACAAGGACCGCGTGCTCGTCAAGGCCGACGGGGCGATGACCTACTTCGCGGCCGACTGCGCGTACCTCGTCGACAAGCTCGAGCGCGGCTTCGACCAGCTCGTGTACGTGCTCGGCGCTGACCACCACGGCTACGTGGCCCGCCTGCAGGCCATCGCCGCCGCCGCCGGCCTCGAGCCCGGACGTGTCGAGGTCGTGCTCCACCAGTTCGTGAACCTCTACCGCGCCGGTGAGGTCGTGCGCATGAGCAAGCGCACCGGCGACATCATCACCTTCGACGAGCTCATCGAGGAGGTGGGTGGCGACGCCGCCCGGTACACCTTCCTCCGCTACTCCTCCGACGTCACCATCGACTTTGACATCGCCGCGGTCGTCCGCCAGGACCGCGAGAACCCCGTCTACTACGTCCAGTACTCCCACGCGCGCATCGCCGGCATCATGCGGACCGCCACCGCCCGCGGGGTCGTGCCCGGCGACGTCGCCGACGCGGCGCTCGACCGGCTCACGCACGAGGCGGAGGTGGAGCTCGTCCGCCGGATCGGCGCCTATCCGGAGACCGTGGCCTACGCCGCGGAGCAGCGCGCGCCCCACCGCATCGCCCACTACGCCGAGGACCTCGCCGAGGGCTTCCACCGCTTCTACACCCAGTGCCAGGTGGTCGGCGACGATCCGGAGCTCACACGGGCCCGCTACTGGCTGTGCGTGGCGGCCCGCCAGACGCTCGTCAACGCGCTCGACCTGCTCGGCGTGAGCGCCCCGGAACGGATGTGA
- a CDS encoding heavy metal translocating P-type ATPase, whose protein sequence is MSTHGHGQHDQLHVRETHVGQGDGGQGDGGHDHGDHAAMFRDRFWLTLLLTLPVVYYSEHLRHWFGYGVWEFPGHEWLAPVLGTVILLYGGWPFLTGGLAEARQRKPGMMLLIAMAISVAYAASLATSLGLFTVEVWWELALLITIMLLGHWLEMRAIGQARGALAALAELLPDDAERLTVTGDTETVKVADLQVGDIVLVRPGGRVPADGTIVEGAAELDESMITGEANPVARGEGDRVVAATVAADSAIRVRVDAVGDDTTLAGIQRLVAEAQASSSRTQVLADRAAALLFFAALAAAVLTVAAWTVLGRPDAAVVRAVTVLVIACPHALGLAIPLVVSISTAKSARSGILVKDRRALERMREIDVVMFDKTGTLTRGQHVLTGVAAVDGDSDRLLALAAAVEADSEHPLARAIVSAAHDRKVPAPKGSRFRSLTGRGVEADIEGGPVAVGGPALLRERGLTLPAALDEQVSAWRSRGAAVLAVVRDGEVVGVLALEDEVRDSSRQAVRLLHDLGVRVGMITGDAQEVADAVAAELGIDEVFAQVLPEDKDAKVAGLQDRGEAVAMVGDGVNDAPALARADVGIAIGAGTDVAIESAGIVLASDDPRGVVAIRRLSQASYRKMVQNLWWAAGYNLAAIPLAAGVLAPIGFVLPMALGAVLMSLSTIVVALNAQLLRRVELDPAG, encoded by the coding sequence GTGAGCACCCACGGGCACGGCCAGCACGACCAGCTCCACGTCCGCGAGACCCACGTCGGCCAGGGAGACGGCGGCCAGGGAGACGGCGGCCACGACCACGGTGACCACGCGGCCATGTTCCGCGACCGGTTCTGGCTGACCCTGCTGCTCACCCTGCCGGTCGTCTACTACTCCGAGCACCTGCGCCACTGGTTCGGCTACGGGGTGTGGGAGTTCCCCGGCCACGAGTGGCTCGCCCCGGTCCTCGGGACGGTCATCCTCCTCTACGGCGGCTGGCCGTTCCTCACCGGTGGGCTGGCCGAGGCCAGGCAGCGCAAGCCGGGGATGATGCTGCTCATCGCGATGGCGATCAGCGTCGCCTACGCCGCCTCGCTCGCCACCTCGCTCGGGCTGTTCACCGTCGAGGTGTGGTGGGAGCTCGCGCTGCTCATCACGATCATGCTGCTCGGCCACTGGCTGGAGATGCGAGCCATCGGCCAGGCTCGCGGCGCACTCGCGGCGCTCGCCGAGCTGCTGCCCGACGACGCGGAGCGGCTCACCGTCACCGGCGACACCGAGACCGTGAAGGTCGCCGACCTGCAGGTCGGCGACATCGTCCTCGTCCGCCCCGGCGGGCGCGTCCCCGCCGACGGCACGATCGTCGAGGGCGCCGCCGAGCTCGACGAGTCGATGATCACCGGCGAGGCCAACCCCGTGGCTCGAGGGGAGGGCGACCGGGTCGTCGCCGCGACCGTCGCCGCGGATTCGGCGATCCGGGTGCGGGTCGACGCCGTCGGCGACGACACGACCCTCGCCGGCATCCAGCGGCTGGTCGCGGAGGCGCAGGCGTCCTCCTCACGGACGCAGGTCCTCGCCGACCGGGCTGCCGCGCTGCTGTTCTTCGCCGCCCTCGCCGCGGCCGTCCTCACCGTCGCGGCCTGGACCGTGCTCGGCCGGCCCGACGCCGCGGTCGTTCGGGCGGTGACCGTGCTCGTCATCGCCTGCCCGCACGCCCTCGGCCTCGCCATCCCACTCGTCGTGTCGATCTCGACGGCGAAGTCGGCCCGCAGCGGCATCCTCGTCAAGGACCGCCGGGCGCTCGAGCGGATGCGCGAGATCGACGTCGTCATGTTCGACAAGACCGGCACGCTGACCCGCGGGCAGCACGTCCTCACTGGCGTCGCCGCGGTGGACGGGGACAGCGACCGGCTGCTCGCCCTCGCCGCGGCGGTCGAGGCCGACAGCGAGCACCCGCTGGCGCGCGCCATCGTCAGCGCCGCCCACGACCGCAAGGTCCCCGCGCCGAAGGGGTCGCGGTTCCGGTCACTGACCGGCCGCGGGGTCGAGGCGGACATCGAGGGCGGCCCCGTCGCCGTGGGCGGACCCGCACTGCTGCGCGAACGCGGCCTCACCCTGCCCGCCGCACTCGACGAGCAGGTGTCGGCGTGGCGGTCCCGGGGTGCAGCCGTCCTCGCGGTGGTCCGTGACGGCGAGGTCGTCGGCGTCCTCGCCCTGGAGGACGAGGTCCGCGACTCCTCCCGGCAGGCCGTGCGCCTACTGCACGACCTCGGCGTGCGCGTCGGGATGATCACCGGCGATGCCCAGGAGGTCGCCGACGCCGTCGCCGCCGAGCTCGGCATCGACGAGGTGTTCGCCCAGGTGCTGCCCGAGGACAAGGACGCGAAGGTCGCCGGCCTGCAGGACCGCGGCGAGGCGGTCGCGATGGTCGGCGACGGGGTGAACGACGCCCCGGCGCTCGCCCGGGCCGACGTCGGCATCGCCATCGGCGCAGGCACCGACGTGGCGATCGAGTCGGCCGGCATCGTCCTCGCCTCCGATGACCCACGGGGGGTCGTGGCCATCCGCCGGCTGTCGCAGGCCAGCTACCGCAAGATGGTGCAGAACCTGTGGTGGGCGGCCGGGTACAACCTCGCGGCGATCCCCCTCGCCGCCGGCGTGCTCGCCCCGATCGGGTTCGTGCTTCCGATGGCGCTCGGTGCGGTGCTCATGAGCCTGTCCACCATCGTGGTGGCGCTCAACGCGCAGCTGCTGCGCCGCGTGGAGCTCGACCCCGCGGGCTGA
- a CDS encoding response regulator → MARVMAVDDDHVIRGLLEVNLEMEGHEVVTAVDGEDALAKVRADPPDLILLDVMMPNVNGWQVAEELKSDEATRDIPIIFLSARAMDADLRKGASLGVESYVTKPFDPIDLMELISRLLEARGGR, encoded by the coding sequence GTGGCACGGGTGATGGCGGTCGACGACGACCACGTGATCCGCGGGTTGCTCGAGGTGAATCTCGAGATGGAGGGTCACGAGGTGGTCACCGCCGTCGACGGTGAGGACGCGCTCGCCAAGGTCCGCGCCGACCCTCCCGACCTCATCCTGCTCGACGTCATGATGCCGAACGTCAACGGCTGGCAGGTGGCCGAGGAGCTCAAGAGCGACGAGGCCACACGCGACATCCCCATCATCTTCCTGTCCGCGCGGGCCATGGACGCCGACCTGCGCAAGGGCGCGAGCCTCGGGGTGGAATCCTACGTGACGAAGCCCTTCGACCCGATCGACCTCATGGAGCTCATCAGCCGGCTGCTCGAGGCCCGCGGTGGGCGGTGA
- a CDS encoding cupredoxin domain-containing protein, which yields MAPSRRSWRSPPSPPGGLRRPPRRGRAHDGHSHHGDRAPVAEGARTIPVAASAFAFDPQEIALTAGEDVAIGLTSTDLTHDFVIDEVDFHVAADPGCTAKGALRIDEPGTYTAYCSVAGHREAGMQTTVTVTE from the coding sequence GTGGCGCCGTCGCGGCGATCCTGGCGCTCGCCACCATCGCCCCCTGGCGGGCTGCGCCGACCGCCCCGCCGGGGGCGTGCCCACGACGGGCACAGCCACCACGGCGACCGCGCCCCGGTCGCGGAGGGCGCCCGCACGATCCCCGTCGCGGCCAGCGCGTTCGCCTTCGACCCCCAGGAGATCGCCCTGACCGCCGGCGAGGACGTCGCGATCGGGCTGACCTCGACCGACCTGACCCACGACTTCGTCATCGACGAGGTCGACTTCCACGTCGCCGCGGACCCCGGCTGCACCGCCAAGGGCGCACTGCGCATAGACGAACCCGGCACCTACACCGCCTACTGCTCCGTCGCGGGGCACCGCGAAGCCGGGATGCAGACCACCGTGACCGTCACCGAGTGA